In Nocardioides faecalis, the following proteins share a genomic window:
- a CDS encoding alpha/beta hydrolase family protein: MRGRWRRAAATAAVLALLVAGCSEADAPEPPDAQTPPASTDSSAGSLTDSSTTAPTSAPHPVSLPALRARHESGDLTGSRLRLGREVLRTPRHTQYDVTYRAGGLRLTGRIAVPEGPGPFPVVVLAHGYIDPDRYAGGQGLTRERAWFGERGYVALHVDYRGHAGSADGPLGELDMRMGYTEDVIGAVQALRAWDGPVDDERIGLVGRSMGGGVVYNALVVAPGLVDAGVVFAPVSSRAEDNFEQWIRPDPARSGVARRILRTYGEPAANPAFWDGISARTYFVDLTEPVLVHHGTADDTCPIAWSRATVRAMRRAGVDVTFEVYQGEGHAFGPQFEDAMQRTETFLRTHLR; this comes from the coding sequence GTGAGAGGGCGATGGCGGCGGGCAGCGGCGACGGCGGCGGTCCTGGCGCTGCTCGTCGCCGGCTGCTCGGAGGCTGATGCTCCTGAGCCTCCCGACGCCCAGACGCCGCCCGCCTCGACCGACTCCTCCGCCGGCTCCTTGACCGACTCGTCGACGACGGCTCCGACCAGCGCGCCGCACCCGGTGTCGCTGCCCGCGCTGCGCGCCCGGCACGAGTCCGGCGACCTCACCGGGTCCCGCCTGCGGCTGGGCCGTGAGGTGCTGCGCACCCCGCGGCACACGCAGTACGACGTCACCTACCGCGCCGGCGGGCTGCGGCTGACCGGCCGGATCGCCGTACCGGAGGGCCCCGGGCCGTTCCCGGTGGTCGTGCTCGCGCACGGCTACATCGATCCCGACCGCTACGCCGGCGGGCAGGGCCTGACCCGGGAGCGGGCCTGGTTCGGCGAGCGCGGCTACGTGGCGCTGCACGTGGACTACCGCGGTCACGCCGGCTCCGCCGACGGGCCGCTCGGCGAGCTCGACATGCGGATGGGCTACACCGAGGACGTGATCGGCGCCGTGCAGGCGCTGCGGGCCTGGGACGGCCCGGTGGACGACGAGCGGATCGGCCTGGTCGGACGCTCCATGGGCGGCGGCGTGGTCTACAACGCGCTCGTCGTCGCACCGGGGCTCGTCGACGCCGGGGTGGTGTTCGCCCCGGTCAGCTCGCGCGCGGAGGACAACTTCGAGCAGTGGATCCGGCCCGACCCGGCCCGCAGCGGGGTGGCCCGCCGGATCCTGCGCACCTACGGCGAGCCGGCGGCCAACCCCGCGTTCTGGGACGGGATCAGTGCCCGGACCTACTTCGTCGACCTCACCGAGCCGGTGCTGGTGCACCACGGCACCGCCGACGACACCTGCCCGATCGCCTGGAGCCGCGCCACCGTGCGCGCGATGCGCCGTGCCGGCGTGGACGTCACCTTCGAGGTCTACCAGGGGGAGGGCCACGCCTTCGGGCCGCAGTTCGAGGACGCGATGCAGCGCACCGAGACGTTCCTGCGCACCCACCTGCGCTGA